A stretch of DNA from Longimicrobiaceae bacterium:
GCAGGCCCGACCTGGAGGGCCGTACGCCTGCCGAGGCCGTGGAGGCGTGGAACGACGAGCAGGCGAAGCAGCAGTTGGGCGAAGACAGCCGGTAGCTCGCTGGAGGACGAAGAGGAGGTGCGGGCCAAGCCGGCCGCACCTCCTCTTCGTTCCGGGCGTCTCCGGAAGGTGGAACGTCAGCCGCGGAGCGCGCGGAGGGCTTCGGAGGCGGCGCGGCGGCCGGTGTGGATTGCGCCGTCGACGGTGCCGTTCCAGCCGTCGGTGGAGGTCGCCTCGCCGGCGAAGAAGAGGGTGCCGGCGACGGGGCGGCCGAGTGCTTCCTGCGCGGGGAGCGCGCCCGCGGGCACGTAGCTGTACGCGCCGCGGGCGAACGGATCGCGGCTCCAATCGTGCCAGTGCCAGTCTTCCAGCTGCGCCTCAACCTTCTCCCGGCCGACGCCGGTGATGGCCGCCAGCGAGTCGAGCGCGGGGCCGACGGGATCGCCGCCGTGCTCCATCAGCCGCAACGCCTGGCCGCCGCCCGCCCAGCCGATGAGGACCGGCGCGATGACGGGCGAGTACGTCCACCAAGCCGGGACTGGTTGGGCGGACATGAAGAACTTGTGCTCCTCGCGCGTACCATCCCCCTTCCCGAAATCCACCGAATCTTCCCAGAAGGCTTCGCGGAAGCGCAGCGTGAGCTTCACCACGTGGCCCATCTCCAGGCGCCGCGCGGCATCTCGCATCTCCGGCACGTCCGGCGAGAAGCGGATGGCGCCGGGCGCACCCTCCTCAGCCTGGAGGACGCCGAGGGGGACGGTGATGATGGTGCAGCGAGCGCAAATGATTTCCGGCTCGGTTGGAGCTTCGGATCGCGAGCAGGAGATGCGCACGCTTCCAGGGCTCCAGTCTACGGAGGTGACCACGCGGCCGAGACGGACGTCGCAGCGGTCCCCGAGCGCGGCGGCGAGGCCCTGCACGGCCAGGACGAAGCCGCCGAGGGGATGGTGGCGCACGGGGCCGCCTCCCCCGCCGCTGTCGCCCGTAGTCTTCGCGAGCCACTGGACGCCGACGCGGCCGGCCTCGGAGGCGTGGAAGCCTTCGACGTAGCGGATGGCGAGGTCGCGGTCGTGCTCGCGCACGCCGGGGCAGCACTCGTCCAGGAACGCGAGGAAGGGCTGGTCGCGCTCCGGCGGCGGGTTCAGCTTGCCCAGGACGTGCTCGACCACGCCGTTCAGGTCGATGGGCTTCGCCGTTCCCGCATCAACCTCCCACTGCCCGCCCGCGCTGCGGTATGCGGCT
This window harbors:
- a CDS encoding NAD(P)/FAD-dependent oxidoreductase, with the protein product MRDTGADFDVVVIGGGVAGLAAAGELARAGLSVVLLEARDRLGGRVFTLHDPAHPLPVELGAEFVDVPGPAFDAIRAAGGAAYRSAGGQWEVDAGTAKPIDLNGVVEHVLGKLNPPPERDQPFLAFLDECCPGVREHDRDLAIRYVEGFHASEAGRVGVQWLAKTTGDSGGGGGPVRHHPLGGFVLAVQGLAAALGDRCDVRLGRVVTSVDWSPGSVRISCSRSEAPTEPEIICARCTIITVPLGVLQAEEGAPGAIRFSPDVPEMRDAARRLEMGHVVKLTLRFREAFWEDSVDFGKGDGTREEHKFFMSAQPVPAWWTYSPVIAPVLIGWAGGGQALRLMEHGGDPVGPALDSLAAITGVGREKVEAQLEDWHWHDWSRDPFARGAYSYVPAGALPAQEALGRPVAGTLFFAGEATSTDGWNGTVDGAIHTGRRAASEALRALRG